ATTTGCTCTAACAGCGGTTCAACCGGTTTCCAAAACATCCAGGCCCTCCTCGCTGGTTGAAAGCTCGCGTTTTCGCGACGACATTTCTTTTCGATCCCGTTGGCCGCCGCCTTCTTTTTCGGTCGCATCGATCCAAGCTTCCCCTACTTCGGTTATACTGAAACGGGGAAAAAGGAGGGATACGATGCAAAGAAGCGCATCTATTATCAGTCTGATCGCAGGTGATCTGTTGGTATTGGTGTTGTTCACCGTGATCGGCCGAATCAGCCACAGCCTGCCATTGGCCGTTGGTGCCATACTTTGGACCACGTTTCCATTTGCGCTTGCTTGGTTGGTGATCGCCCCGTTGATGGGGCTGTACCGCCCAGACGTTCAAACCCGTTTTCTTTCCGTCACTT
This DNA window, taken from Polycladomyces subterraneus, encodes the following:
- a CDS encoding DUF3054 domain-containing protein — its product is MQRSASIISLIAGDLLVLVLFTVIGRISHSLPLAVGAILWTTFPFALAWLVIAPLMGLYRPDVQTRFLSVTWRVGLAVLVAAPLGSYLRGIFLGHHIIFIFYVVTTVTLLLMMWLWRWGFTWWRRQSR